A window of Paenibacillus polygoni contains these coding sequences:
- a CDS encoding transglycosylase domain-containing protein, whose product MVDDQNKKPEEKPSRNRFFRRLGSFVKWAFILGIMGVLFAGGALTGYIASIVKDEPVRSRAEIEQAIGENALTGFAYFADGSPIGQLRTEEDRRIVEFEDIPQKVIDAVVSIEDDSFYEHKGVDITGTLRAVKERVLNEPVQTGGSTLTQQLARRVFLNLDKTEDRKVKEILLSLRLERFLTKDEIITAYLNKVPFGNGSSGYNVYGIKAAAKGIFNINDLNDLNIAQAAYLAGLPQLPSSYSAFNGKGDFNEKNFNNALERQERVLGRMLALGKITQSEYDEAIAFDIKSSLAPKVAKAYNTYPYLMLETERQAAKVLMEVLYPEASENGETTAEQLEEAQIQLRTGGYRVYTTINKTVYKTMRSIAEDDSNFSAYDENKGLEQTASMMIDHKTGKILGMIEGRDFNVENMNYATQMVRQPGSAMKPIAAYLPALEQGLIQPASIIDDSPIILKDGSKGFHIPKNSNGRYSGLVTARYALNQSLNVPALKLFNEEVGMEKAWDFAKSLGITTLTENDYKNATTGVLGGLTHGVTVEELTNAYGAIANNGVFHDAYMIEKIVDYKGNIVYSHKAEPKQVFSEQTAYLMTDMLRTAISDGTGKVVKNNFNKYGDIAIAGKTGTTQNYGDVWFEGYTPDVTLGVWVGYKTQANTLETKSQKERARRLWAKIMNEVSEQEPDLFTTKSFTKPDGITTKTVSAYSGKLPTSATDKFVTDLFNTKYVPTEYDDAVGKAKYITYNGVNYIPRDETPSDMLKEQTVVKRKRAISDLIKDLQAAFKKMSSHEPLSYYLPRDADDDMPTEVDPRRDDGSAPDAPGNVRISVNNDKAVITFSPSSANDVVGYRLYRSTNGGPFQNQGKVVLAGNQTTFTSYAGGGAQFYIVAVDVAGKESAPSAIVGSTVTAPPQEETPDEGIIEVPGEVVDPNDNAAEENTDPSVAVPSAPSGVTAAATDQGITISWAAQEGVSSFHVYYSETGAEPFHEVGTASFTSFKYNNAEATGAFRVTAVNEAGESAPSSAVNVSS is encoded by the coding sequence ATGGTTGATGATCAGAATAAAAAACCTGAAGAGAAGCCTTCCCGCAATCGTTTTTTCCGCAGGCTGGGTAGCTTTGTGAAGTGGGCTTTCATATTAGGCATTATGGGTGTTCTATTTGCAGGTGGTGCACTAACAGGCTACATAGCTTCTATTGTAAAAGACGAACCCGTTCGATCAAGAGCTGAAATTGAGCAAGCGATAGGGGAAAATGCACTGACGGGCTTTGCTTATTTCGCTGACGGGTCTCCCATAGGTCAGCTTCGGACTGAGGAGGATCGGCGAATCGTAGAATTTGAGGATATCCCTCAAAAGGTAATAGATGCAGTGGTATCGATTGAGGATGATTCATTCTATGAGCATAAAGGTGTCGACATAACAGGAACACTTCGTGCAGTAAAGGAACGAGTACTAAACGAACCCGTACAAACGGGAGGCAGTACCCTCACTCAGCAATTAGCTAGAAGAGTATTCCTTAATCTGGACAAAACAGAGGACCGAAAAGTAAAAGAGATCTTATTGTCCCTTCGATTGGAAAGATTTCTAACGAAAGATGAAATTATAACAGCCTATCTAAATAAGGTTCCTTTCGGAAATGGCTCAAGCGGATATAATGTGTATGGCATTAAAGCCGCTGCCAAGGGGATTTTTAATATTAACGATCTCAATGATTTAAACATTGCGCAAGCTGCCTATTTAGCAGGCCTTCCGCAGCTCCCCTCTTCTTATTCTGCTTTTAACGGAAAAGGGGACTTCAACGAGAAGAACTTTAATAATGCGCTAGAGCGTCAAGAACGTGTTCTTGGACGAATGCTTGCCCTTGGTAAGATTACGCAAAGTGAATATGATGAGGCAATTGCTTTTGATATCAAGTCTTCGCTTGCACCAAAAGTAGCCAAGGCATACAATACTTATCCTTATCTGATGCTGGAAACGGAACGCCAAGCTGCAAAGGTTCTGATGGAAGTACTTTATCCAGAAGCTTCAGAAAACGGTGAAACTACCGCTGAACAATTGGAAGAGGCTCAGATTCAGCTGCGTACCGGCGGTTACCGGGTGTATACGACAATTAACAAAACGGTATACAAAACGATGCGCTCGATCGCTGAAGATGACAGTAATTTCTCTGCCTACGATGAAAACAAAGGTCTTGAACAAACGGCATCGATGATGATCGATCATAAAACTGGGAAAATCCTTGGTATGATTGAAGGCCGTGATTTTAACGTAGAGAATATGAACTATGCTACTCAGATGGTGAGACAACCTGGTTCTGCAATGAAGCCGATTGCTGCCTATCTTCCTGCCTTAGAACAAGGTTTGATTCAGCCGGCATCCATTATTGATGACTCACCGATTATTCTGAAAGACGGCAGCAAAGGATTCCACATTCCTAAGAACAGTAACGGAAGATACAGCGGGCTTGTTACCGCAAGATACGCACTAAATCAGTCTCTCAACGTTCCTGCCCTGAAATTATTTAATGAAGAAGTAGGAATGGAGAAAGCTTGGGATTTCGCTAAGAGTCTCGGAATTACTACACTTACTGAAAACGACTATAAGAACGCAACAACAGGCGTACTCGGAGGTCTAACTCATGGTGTAACCGTAGAAGAATTAACAAATGCTTATGGTGCAATTGCGAATAATGGAGTATTCCATGATGCCTATATGATTGAAAAAATCGTAGATTATAAAGGGAACATTGTATACAGCCACAAAGCAGAGCCTAAGCAAGTTTTCTCTGAACAAACGGCTTATCTGATGACCGATATGCTCCGTACTGCCATCTCAGATGGAACAGGAAAAGTTGTAAAAAACAACTTTAATAAATATGGCGATATTGCTATCGCAGGTAAAACAGGAACTACCCAAAATTACGGCGATGTATGGTTCGAGGGATACACACCTGACGTTACACTCGGCGTATGGGTTGGTTATAAGACACAGGCGAACACGCTGGAGACGAAATCTCAGAAAGAACGTGCTCGCAGGCTGTGGGCTAAGATTATGAACGAAGTTTCCGAACAGGAACCTGATTTGTTTACAACCAAATCATTTACGAAGCCGGATGGGATCACAACGAAGACTGTATCCGCTTATAGCGGTAAACTTCCTACATCAGCTACAGATAAATTCGTGACCGATCTATTTAATACCAAATATGTACCAACCGAATATGATGATGCGGTAGGCAAAGCGAAGTACATCACATATAACGGGGTAAACTATATTCCAAGAGATGAAACACCTTCGGATATGCTGAAAGAACAAACCGTGGTGAAAAGAAAGCGTGCAATTTCCGATCTCATTAAGGATTTGCAAGCTGCATTCAAGAAAATGAGTTCACATGAGCCGCTTTCCTATTATTTGCCTAGGGACGCAGATGACGATATGCCTACAGAAGTTGACCCTAGACGGGACGATGGCAGCGCTCCTGACGCCCCAGGGAACGTCAGAATAAGCGTAAATAATGATAAAGCGGTAATCACCTTTAGCCCAAGTTCAGCAAATGATGTCGTTGGTTACCGATTGTACCGCAGTACAAACGGGGGTCCATTCCAGAATCAAGGCAAAGTCGTACTTGCAGGTAATCAAACCACCTTTACTTCCTATGCAGGCGGCGGTGCTCAGTTTTACATCGTAGCTGTGGACGTAGCAGGAAAAGAGTCTGCACCAAGCGCTATAGTCGGCAGTACGGTCACTGCTCCGCCACAGGAAGAAACACCAGATGAAGGCATCATTGAGGTTCCTGGTGAAGTGGTAGATCCGAATGACAATGCTGCTGAAGAGAATACAGATCCATCCGTTGCAGTTCCCTCTGCACCTAGCGGTGTGACTGCTGCAGCTACAGATCAAGGTATTACGATTTCTTGGGCTGCACAAGAGGGAGTATCGAGCTTCCATGTATACTACAGTGAAACGGGCGCGGAACCGTTTCATGAAGTAGGTACAGCAAGCTTTACTTCCTTTAAATACAACAATGCAGAAGCGACTGGAGCCTTTCGCGTAACGGCTGTCAATGAAGCGGGTGAATCAGCCCCTTCTTCTGCGGTTAATGTAAGTTCATAG
- a CDS encoding 5'-methylthioadenosine/adenosylhomocysteine nucleosidase, with translation MTATIGLIGAMKEEIELLLAGMKNVKQHTYAGIHYAEGDIYGQHVVVCKSGVGKVNAAITTQMLIEKFNISKVIFTGVGGAVHPELEIGDIVVSTTCIQHDMDVTPLGFKRGEIPYQEVSAFPADSDLIRLAEKACDQLSVPFRKGIVLSGDQFIASKETVRGLYEQFDGACVEMEGAAVAQVCYMNDVPFVILRGMSDKADGSAHVNFAEFTVKASHKSHKIVESMLLELS, from the coding sequence ATGACAGCTACAATAGGGCTCATAGGAGCTATGAAAGAAGAGATCGAACTTCTTCTTGCAGGCATGAAGAATGTAAAGCAGCATACCTATGCAGGTATTCATTATGCTGAGGGAGATATTTATGGACAACATGTTGTGGTTTGTAAGTCTGGCGTAGGCAAAGTAAATGCAGCAATCACCACACAAATGCTGATTGAGAAGTTTAACATCTCAAAAGTGATTTTTACTGGAGTGGGCGGGGCGGTTCACCCTGAACTTGAGATCGGTGATATTGTCGTATCTACCACATGCATTCAGCATGATATGGATGTAACGCCACTTGGATTTAAACGAGGGGAAATTCCTTATCAGGAAGTATCTGCATTTCCGGCGGATTCTGACCTGATTCGTCTGGCAGAAAAAGCATGTGATCAGCTTTCTGTCCCATTTCGTAAAGGAATTGTACTTTCTGGCGACCAGTTTATTGCTAGCAAAGAAACGGTAAGAGGACTCTATGAACAATTTGACGGTGCTTGTGTGGAGATGGAAGGTGCAGCGGTGGCGCAAGTATGTTACATGAATGATGTACCTTTTGTTATTCTGCGTGGTATGTCTGATAAAGCAGACGGGTCCGCACATGTCAATTTTGCTGAGTTTACAGTGAAGGCCTCCCATAAGTCTCATAAAATAGTGGAATCGATGTTGCTTGAGCTTAGTTAA
- the ytxJ gene encoding bacillithiol system redox-active protein YtxJ, with translation MKTLTRINTIEQLNDGIALSSEAPLLLFKHSTRCPISAHAYKEVSAYLQDSPADEVNYSIIYVVEDRSVSLEAADRLGVKHESPQVILVKNGTPVWHTSHSQITSSGLRSVLSKS, from the coding sequence ATGAAAACGTTGACAAGAATAAATACTATAGAGCAATTAAATGACGGTATCGCATTATCTTCAGAAGCACCGCTTCTGTTATTCAAACATAGCACCCGCTGTCCTATTAGCGCGCATGCGTATAAAGAAGTATCAGCATATTTGCAAGATAGTCCCGCAGATGAAGTAAACTATAGTATCATTTATGTCGTCGAAGATCGCAGTGTTTCACTAGAAGCTGCTGATCGTTTGGGTGTAAAGCATGAGTCTCCACAGGTTATCCTTGTGAAAAACGGCACACCCGTATGGCATACTTCCCATTCCCAAATCACATCAAGTGGCTTAAGGTCGGTTCTGAGCAAGTCTTAA
- a CDS encoding type 1 glutamine amidotransferase domain-containing protein, producing the protein MRLTGKKVIALVDEEFEDLELWYPVHRVREEGAEVHLAGEVKDKVYVGKYGVPATAEFSFEELNSADYDGILVPGGWAPDKLRRYPKVISLIQEMNAEKKVIGQICHAGWVLISAKILQGVTVTSTPGIRDDMENAGAIWKDEAVVTDGHIVSARRPPDLPPYGKAFCDLLAERS; encoded by the coding sequence ATGAGATTGACTGGAAAAAAAGTAATTGCGCTCGTAGATGAAGAATTTGAAGATTTGGAGCTATGGTATCCTGTACATCGGGTACGTGAAGAAGGAGCAGAGGTTCATCTTGCCGGTGAAGTTAAAGATAAGGTGTACGTAGGTAAATACGGGGTACCTGCTACAGCGGAATTCAGCTTTGAGGAATTAAACAGTGCAGACTATGACGGTATTCTCGTTCCTGGAGGCTGGGCGCCGGACAAGCTGCGCAGATATCCCAAAGTGATCTCACTGATTCAAGAAATGAATGCAGAAAAGAAAGTAATCGGACAAATATGTCATGCAGGATGGGTACTCATATCCGCCAAAATTCTGCAAGGCGTTACGGTTACTTCGACACCAGGTATTCGCGATGACATGGAAAATGCGGGTGCAATCTGGAAAGATGAAGCGGTTGTTACCGACGGACATATCGTATCTGCACGCCGTCCTCCCGATCTTCCCCCTTACGGAAAAGCTTTCTGTGATCTTCTTGCAGAAAGATCATAA
- a CDS encoding GNAT family N-acetyltransferase, translated as MEHIKQHNVHSFQRNGREIVVEGPVPSSLLQSYHMHPDLDAFRRPNEQHEALVEISALAEGRIILAREGQTIIGYVTFHYPDEMERWSDGNMKDLIELGAIEVADEFRSYGIGKMLISTAFEHEQMEKYIVFTTEYYWHWDLKGSGLSVWDYRKMMEKLMKTVDMEWYATDDPEICAHPANCLMVRIGRNVPLSSKEQFDKVRFRHRYMY; from the coding sequence ATGGAACATATCAAACAGCACAATGTCCACTCCTTTCAAAGGAACGGCAGGGAGATTGTTGTTGAAGGCCCAGTCCCTTCTTCCCTTTTACAGAGTTATCATATGCACCCGGATCTTGACGCTTTTCGTAGACCGAATGAACAGCATGAAGCCCTGGTTGAAATTTCAGCGCTGGCTGAAGGGAGAATTATTCTTGCCCGTGAAGGCCAAACGATCATTGGATATGTAACTTTTCATTATCCTGATGAAATGGAGCGCTGGTCGGATGGAAATATGAAAGATTTGATTGAACTTGGTGCCATTGAAGTTGCAGACGAATTTCGTTCTTACGGTATTGGAAAAATGTTAATTAGTACTGCATTTGAGCATGAACAGATGGAGAAATATATTGTATTCACTACGGAATATTATTGGCATTGGGATCTGAAAGGAAGCGGACTTTCCGTTTGGGATTACCGAAAAATGATGGAGAAACTGATGAAAACCGTTGATATGGAATGGTATGCGACAGATGATCCCGAAATTTGTGCACACCCTGCTAACTGTCTTATGGTTCGCATTGGCAGAAATGTGCCTCTCTCTTCAAAAGAGCAATTCGATAAAGTGCGATTCAGGCATCGTTATATGTATTAG
- the ptsP gene encoding phosphoenolpyruvate--protein phosphotransferase: MIQGISGAAGVAIGKAFVLPSWEWDLPDQKMDVVDLAKEFERLYEGIRTSRNEIETIKQEFNEVVGPEESSIFDAHLAILEDPVFMSEIQGIIERQYKAAEVAVKEAIDHFVTMFDLLDDEYMKERALDIKDVGNRLLKHLLGAPEITLPSDTQPYILVAKELSPSQLAHLNPNYVLGIVTLIGGKTSHSAIMARALGIPMVSGLENSVNLPVQTGDTLIINGDEGTVYVNPSEKMMEKYTRIRNQQQRKKEQLQVLAEVDAVTKDGTIMNLAANISSTKELEMALRHGAKGVGLFRTEFLYMDRPTFPTIEEQYEVYRHVVERAGGQSVVIRTLDIGGDKQLDYFPLAEEDNPFLGYRAIRISLDLKDLFKAQLTAILRASVHGKVKIMYPMISSIDEIREANQVLREAMKDLDQQGIAYDKDIQIGIMIEVPAAVVIADLLAAEVDFFSIGTNDLVQYVLAVDRMNEQIAHLYHPFHPSILRMLKMTADAAHTAGIDISVCGELAGDERAVPIWLELGIHNLSMSPQSLLRVKHRLLNTCAEDAKAVAKSCTSMSKSHDIEAKLEEFIEENAERLN, translated from the coding sequence ATGATACAAGGCATCTCAGGAGCGGCAGGCGTCGCTATAGGCAAGGCATTTGTCCTTCCCAGCTGGGAATGGGATTTACCAGACCAAAAAATGGACGTCGTTGACCTGGCCAAAGAATTTGAGCGGCTGTATGAAGGCATAAGAACATCTCGTAATGAGATTGAGACAATAAAGCAAGAGTTTAATGAAGTGGTGGGTCCGGAAGAGTCAAGTATCTTTGATGCCCATTTAGCTATACTGGAAGACCCTGTATTTATGAGTGAAATCCAAGGGATTATTGAACGCCAGTATAAGGCAGCCGAAGTAGCGGTAAAAGAAGCAATCGATCATTTTGTAACGATGTTTGATTTACTTGATGATGAGTATATGAAAGAACGTGCGTTAGATATCAAAGACGTAGGGAATCGGTTGTTAAAACATCTGCTGGGGGCTCCCGAAATTACGCTCCCTTCAGATACACAGCCTTATATCCTAGTAGCCAAAGAATTATCTCCTTCGCAGCTTGCCCATCTAAATCCGAACTATGTACTTGGGATCGTCACTCTAATCGGGGGCAAGACGTCTCATTCTGCCATTATGGCAAGAGCACTTGGTATCCCTATGGTATCAGGACTTGAGAATAGCGTGAATCTTCCTGTGCAAACGGGAGATACGCTCATTATCAATGGAGACGAAGGCACTGTTTATGTGAATCCAAGCGAGAAGATGATGGAGAAGTACACACGTATTCGTAACCAGCAGCAACGTAAAAAGGAACAACTCCAAGTGCTTGCTGAAGTGGATGCGGTGACGAAAGACGGCACTATTATGAATCTTGCTGCTAATATCAGTTCAACAAAAGAACTGGAGATGGCTCTTCGCCACGGAGCAAAAGGAGTTGGACTTTTCCGCACCGAGTTCCTATATATGGACCGGCCAACTTTTCCTACAATTGAAGAACAATATGAAGTCTATCGTCATGTTGTTGAGAGAGCAGGAGGTCAGTCGGTTGTCATTCGGACACTTGATATCGGCGGAGATAAACAGCTCGACTATTTTCCGCTGGCAGAGGAGGATAATCCTTTCCTTGGATATCGTGCGATTCGGATTAGTTTAGATTTGAAAGATTTATTCAAAGCTCAGTTGACGGCCATTTTGAGAGCTAGTGTTCATGGAAAAGTGAAAATTATGTATCCCATGATTTCTTCCATCGATGAGATTCGGGAAGCCAATCAGGTACTGCGTGAAGCAATGAAGGATCTTGACCAGCAGGGAATTGCTTATGATAAGGATATTCAGATTGGTATTATGATTGAAGTGCCTGCGGCCGTTGTTATAGCGGATCTTCTAGCAGCGGAAGTGGACTTCTTTAGTATCGGTACGAATGACCTTGTCCAATATGTACTTGCTGTTGACCGGATGAATGAGCAGATCGCGCATCTCTATCATCCATTCCATCCATCCATCTTGCGCATGCTGAAGATGACCGCTGATGCTGCTCATACGGCTGGGATTGATATCAGTGTGTGCGGGGAACTTGCCGGAGATGAGAGAGCAGTACCGATCTGGTTAGAGCTTGGAATTCATAATCTTAGTATGTCTCCGCAATCATTACTCAGGGTGAAGCATAGACTGCTGAATACGTGTGCTGAGGACGCGAAGGCAGTGGCTAAATCTTGTACTTCGATGTCAAAAAGTCATGACATTGAAGCGAAGTTAGAAGAGTTTATTGAAGAAAATGCAGAGAGATTAAACTGA
- the ccpA gene encoding catabolite control protein A: MTVTIYDVAREAGVSMATVSRVVNNNPNVKPQTRKKVYEAIEQLGYRPNAVARGLASKKTTTVGVVIPDISNSIFAEIARGIEDIANMYHYNIILCNADKKKEKEIRVINTLLEKQVDGLLFMGGTVTDEHIQAFQTSAVPIVLCATSDERGTYPSVDIDHEAAAFDAVSTLIRHGHREIAMISGTLQDPANGYARFQGYKRALETAGIEYQEDLVRIGNYRYESGVEAMKYFLGLKKKPTAIFCATDEMAIGAIHSIQDEGLKVPDDFSIISVDNIRMASMVRPQLTTVAQPMYDLGAVAMRLLTKLMKKENVENPRVILPHETILRLSVSHV, translated from the coding sequence GTGACGGTAACGATCTATGACGTAGCGCGTGAAGCCGGTGTTTCAATGGCAACGGTTTCTCGAGTAGTCAACAACAATCCAAACGTTAAACCTCAGACACGAAAAAAGGTATATGAAGCAATTGAGCAACTCGGCTATCGTCCGAACGCAGTAGCAAGAGGGCTTGCTAGTAAAAAAACAACGACAGTCGGAGTCGTTATTCCAGATATTTCGAACTCAATTTTTGCCGAGATTGCTCGGGGAATTGAAGATATCGCGAATATGTATCATTACAACATTATTTTGTGTAATGCCGATAAGAAAAAGGAAAAAGAAATTCGTGTTATTAACACACTGCTTGAAAAACAAGTAGACGGGCTCCTTTTCATGGGCGGAACGGTTACGGATGAACATATCCAAGCCTTTCAAACTTCTGCGGTTCCGATTGTTCTTTGTGCAACAAGTGATGAGAGAGGAACTTATCCTTCCGTTGATATTGACCATGAAGCTGCAGCTTTTGATGCAGTAAGCACACTCATTCGTCATGGGCACCGTGAAATTGCCATGATTAGCGGAACACTTCAAGATCCTGCGAATGGGTATGCAAGATTCCAAGGGTACAAGCGTGCGCTGGAAACTGCCGGCATCGAATATCAGGAAGATTTAGTACGCATCGGGAACTATCGTTATGAATCTGGTGTCGAAGCTATGAAATATTTCTTAGGTCTTAAGAAGAAACCAACGGCTATTTTCTGTGCAACGGATGAAATGGCAATCGGTGCTATTCATAGTATTCAAGATGAAGGACTTAAAGTGCCGGATGATTTCTCTATTATTAGTGTGGATAACATTCGTATGGCGTCTATGGTTCGTCCGCAGCTTACTACGGTAGCGCAGCCAATGTACGATTTAGGTGCTGTAGCTATGCGACTGCTTACGAAACTCATGAAAAAAGAAAACGTAGAAAATCCACGTGTTATTTTGCCGCACGAAACGATCTTGCGTTTGTCTGTTAGCCACGTGTAA
- the acsA gene encoding acetate--CoA ligase produces the protein MSQIQNEVIATVAERSNLGDYDQACAQFSWEEVKKHFTWNETGKVNMAYEAIDRHVEEGRGAKTALLYSDAHRDEEYSFLDLSEGSNRFGNVLRKYGISKGDRVFIFMPRSPELYLSLLGILKVGGIAGPLFEAFMETAVKDRLEDSGAVALVTTPELLPRIKRDELPLLKHIFVVGGGAQQEEGLVDYDAEIAAASDSLEPEWLTPEDGMLIHYTSGSTGRPKGVYHVHNAMLQHYYTGKVVLDLREDDVYWCTADPGWVTGTSYGIFAPWLNGVTNVIRGGRFSPQDWYQTIVKNKVTVWYSAPTAFRMLMGAGEDVIEQYDLSTLRHVLSVGEPLNPEVVRWGTKAYKQRIHDTWWMTETGGQLICNYPGMNIKPGSMGKPVPGIEAAIINDQGDVLPPYSMGNLAIKTPWPSMMRKIWNNDAKYEEYFRIPGWYISGDSAYMDEEGYFWFQGRIDDVINSSGERIGPFEVESKLLEHEAVAEAGVIGKPDLVRGEIIKAFVALREGYEPSQELKDDIYRFVKEGLSAHAAPREIEFKEKLPKTRSGKIMRRVLKAWELDLPTGDLSTIED, from the coding sequence ATGAGTCAAATACAGAATGAAGTCATCGCGACTGTCGCAGAGCGAAGTAATCTCGGAGATTATGATCAGGCTTGCGCCCAGTTTAGTTGGGAAGAGGTAAAAAAGCATTTTACATGGAATGAGACAGGCAAGGTCAATATGGCCTATGAAGCAATTGATCGTCATGTTGAAGAAGGACGAGGTGCGAAAACCGCACTATTGTACAGTGATGCTCATCGAGATGAGGAGTATAGCTTTTTAGACTTAAGCGAAGGTTCGAATCGATTTGGGAACGTGCTGCGTAAATACGGCATCTCTAAAGGCGATCGTGTTTTTATTTTTATGCCGAGAAGTCCAGAACTCTACCTTAGTCTACTCGGTATACTCAAGGTGGGAGGGATTGCAGGCCCGCTTTTTGAAGCCTTTATGGAAACAGCGGTAAAAGACCGTTTGGAAGATAGCGGAGCGGTTGCGTTAGTCACAACCCCGGAACTGCTGCCGCGAATAAAACGTGATGAATTGCCGCTTTTAAAACATATCTTCGTTGTAGGCGGAGGCGCGCAGCAAGAAGAAGGGCTCGTTGACTATGATGCAGAGATCGCTGCAGCTTCAGATTCACTTGAACCAGAATGGCTGACCCCGGAAGATGGAATGCTCATTCATTACACCTCTGGCTCTACGGGCAGACCTAAAGGGGTATATCATGTACACAACGCCATGCTTCAGCATTATTATACAGGTAAGGTCGTTCTTGATTTAAGAGAAGATGATGTTTATTGGTGTACAGCAGATCCAGGCTGGGTAACAGGAACGTCATATGGGATTTTTGCTCCTTGGTTAAATGGAGTAACGAATGTGATTCGCGGGGGACGGTTCAGCCCGCAAGATTGGTATCAAACGATTGTAAAGAATAAAGTAACCGTGTGGTATAGTGCGCCTACTGCTTTCCGGATGCTCATGGGAGCAGGCGAGGATGTCATTGAACAATATGACCTATCGACACTCCGTCATGTCTTATCCGTAGGGGAGCCTCTGAATCCTGAAGTGGTCCGCTGGGGAACCAAAGCTTATAAGCAGCGGATTCATGATACATGGTGGATGACCGAAACAGGCGGGCAGCTGATCTGCAATTATCCGGGAATGAACATCAAACCAGGTTCCATGGGTAAGCCCGTACCGGGGATCGAAGCTGCTATTATTAATGACCAAGGGGATGTACTGCCGCCATACTCAATGGGCAATCTAGCCATCAAAACACCGTGGCCCTCCATGATGAGAAAAATTTGGAATAATGATGCCAAGTATGAAGAGTATTTCAGAATACCCGGCTGGTATATTTCAGGGGATTCTGCCTATATGGATGAGGAAGGTTACTTCTGGTTCCAAGGAAGAATAGATGATGTAATCAACTCTTCTGGCGAACGGATCGGTCCCTTTGAAGTAGAGAGTAAGCTGCTTGAGCATGAGGCGGTCGCAGAAGCGGGTGTAATCGGTAAACCGGATCTGGTAAGAGGGGAAATCATTAAAGCGTTTGTAGCGCTGCGAGAAGGATATGAACCTTCCCAAGAGCTGAAAGATGACATCTACCGATTTGTAAAAGAGGGCTTATCTGCACATGCGGCGCCTCGTGAGATTGAATTTAAAGAAAAATTACCGAAGACAAGATCCGGTAAAATCATGCGCAGGGTACTGAAAGCATGGGAACTGGATTTGCCGACAGGTGATCTTTCAACGATAGAAGATTAA